Within Celeribacter marinus, the genomic segment CAACCGGAGCATCATCCTTGCGGAGGATTTCGGCGACTTTTTTGCCACGACGCTGAGCCACGGAACGTGGGGAGGCCTCTTTACGAAGGCCGTCCAGCGTAGCGCGGATCATGTTATACGGGTTCTGTGAGCCCGTAGATTTCGCAACAACGTCCTGAATGCCGAGCATTTCGAACACAGCACGCATTGGACCACCGGCGATGATACCAGTACCCTGTGGGGCGGTGCGCATCACAACTTTGCCGGCGCCGTGGCGACCTTCCATGTCGTGGTGCAATGTGCGGCCCTCTTTGAGAGCAACACGGATCATCTGACGCTTGGCTTGTTCGGTGGCTTTGCGAATGGCCTCGGGGACCTCTTTCGCTTTACCTTTACCGAAACCAACGCGGCCTTTTTGGTCGCCAACAACTACGAGTGCGGCGAAGCCAAAGCGCTTACCACCTTTCACAGTTTTGGAGACGCGGTTGATCGCGACAAGGCGATCAGCAAACTCTGGTGTTTCTTCACGATCGCGACGTGGGCCGCGACGATTTTCACGTTCTGCCATAGAACTATCCTTTCAAGGTGGCGCATGTGCGCCGCTTATCTCGATCGCAGTGACGGGCGCGACTGGCGCGCCCGACCTGGATCATCGGGAGGACAACGTGTCGTCCCCCACAAGTGCTTAGAACTTCAGACCGCCCTCACGCGCGGCTTCAGCCAAGGCTTTCACTTTGCCGTGGAACAAGAAGCCACCACGGTCGAAGTAGCACACTTCGACGCCGGCTTTTTTAGCCCGCTCCGCCAGTGCTGCGCCGACTTTGGCTGCTGCTGCGACATTGTTCGTTCCGATCACGCCGAGATCTTTCTCGAGCGAAGATGCGGACGCGAGGGTTACACCCTGAACGTCGTCGATCAGCTGTGCGCTGATGTTCTTGTTGGAGCGATGGATCGACAAGCGAAGCTTGCCGACATTGCTCTTGCGAAGTTTGTTCCGGACGCGCAGGCGGCGCTTCAAGAACAGGTCTCTTTTGCTGTTTGCCATTTTGAGCGTCCTTACTTCTTCTTACCTTCTTTGCGGAAGATGTACTCGTCTTTGTACTTGATACCTTTGCCTTTATAGGGCTCGGGCTTGCGCCATTCGCGGATATTTGCCGCGACCTGGCCGACGAGTTGTGCGTCAGCACCTTCCACAATGATTTCGGTTTGTTTCGGGG encodes:
- the rplR gene encoding 50S ribosomal protein L18, whose amino-acid sequence is MANSKRDLFLKRRLRVRNKLRKSNVGKLRLSIHRSNKNISAQLIDDVQGVTLASASSLEKDLGVIGTNNVAAAAKVGAALAERAKKAGVEVCYFDRGGFLFHGKVKALAEAAREGGLKF
- the rpsE gene encoding 30S ribosomal protein S5, with amino-acid sequence MAERENRRGPRRDREETPEFADRLVAINRVSKTVKGGKRFGFAALVVVGDQKGRVGFGKGKAKEVPEAIRKATEQAKRQMIRVALKEGRTLHHDMEGRHGAGKVVMRTAPQGTGIIAGGPMRAVFEMLGIQDVVAKSTGSQNPYNMIRATLDGLRKEASPRSVAQRRGKKVAEILRKDDAPVAETAEA